Below is a window of Edaphobacter dinghuensis DNA.
CTGCGTACCATCCAATCCAGCGCCAACGCCAACGCTCGCGGTGTCTTCAACTTCAACGACACCTATACCGCGCAACTCGCCGCCAATGGAAGCGGCGGCTACTCCACGGTAGCCAATACCGGCAGCGCCTTTGCAGACTTTCTGCTCGGCGACCTAACCAACGCACAATCCATCGGTATGCCCCGCACGCACCTGCGATGGACCACCGCCCAGCCTTACATTCAGGACACCTGGAAGATCAGGCCCAACCTTACCGCCAACATTGCGCTCTCTTGGTACGGAGCGACTTCGCCAAATCCGAGCGGTCCCGATAAGAATCTGATTCACGGCTTCGACTTCGTCGCAGGCAAACCCACGTTCGCTGCTCTCGGGCAGATGAGTCCTTCGGTCTATCCCATGACCATGACTAATTGGGCACCTCGCATCGGCTTCAGCTACCAGCCCAGCGCCTTAAAGAACACAGTGATTCGTGCAGGCTGGGGGCTTTATTACACGACACAAGAAGCAGTTAACTTCCAATATGCGGTCGTATCCCAGGTCATCTCGATCAACAACGCCGTTGCCAACTCGCAACCCCAACCGACCTACGTGCTTGGCACAAACGCCATGCCATCTTTTACCGTCGGCCAGATTACGCAAGCCCAAGCCGACGCAATCACCGGACCGATTCAATACCTGAGCCAGAAATACCGCTCGCCTTATGTAGCACAATGGAACCTCGATATCCAGCACACCTTCGCATCGAAGTATCTACTGGACGTCGCCTACATCGGCAACGAGTCTCATCATCTGGCACTGAACTGGAACCCCTTCGACTGCTCAGAGACACAATCGCTCGCCTGCAGAGACTCCAACAATCCTTACAACGGAAAATATACTTACATGCAAGAGGTCGATAGCATCGGCTATGGAAACTACAACGCTCTGCTGGTTAAGTTCCAGCGCCAATTTTCCAACGGCTTAAGCATCCTGGCCAACTACACCTGGTCGAAGGCTCTTGCCGCTTCTCAAGAAGGCAGCAATGGCACTCTCAACCAGCGTCGTAGCTGTCTTATCGCTTGTGACTACGGCATGACAACCTCCAACATTCCGCAGTCGCTCGTACTTAGCGCAGTATGGGAGCTACCGGTGGGCCGCGGCAGGCACTTCGGAAATCAGGTCAATCCTGTGCTCAACGCCGTAATCGGTGGGTGGGATGTCGACGCCATCGCTACCATGCAAAAAGGCAATCCCTTTACGATTACCGCACCAAACAATACGGTCTGGTCGCCAGGTCAGATCCGCGCCAATATGTACTGCGATGGCAGGGCCGCTCTTGCAAACAAGAACATACGCTCCAATGGACACTACTGGCTCAAAGCCCAGACCGTTGGCCAAACCGAATCGCAGGGTGCCTGCTTTGTCGATCCAAATATCGATCCCGTCAATCGCACCGGCCCCGGCGGCACATTTCCCGCAGGCGTTAGAACATACTTCGGCGACTCCGGCTTCGATACGTATACCGGCCCCGGCATCAACAACTGGGACATCGGCACGCACAAGAGCTTTTCTCTCTACCGGGAGACAAAATTCACGCTTCGTGGCGAGTTCTTTAATGCGTGGAACCATACCCAGTTCGCAAATCCCAGCTCAGGGGTAGCTTCTTCGAACTTCGGCCAGATCGGTAGCACGCAACATGCCGCCCGACAGATACAGATTGGAGGAACAATCCAGTTCTAAATCTCGAAGTGCTGATACCCAAATAAGAAGGGGCAAGCTGATAGCTTGCCCCTTCTTATTTGCACCTTGATCAGGAACACCGTACCAGCCCCGTCGATCCCCGCACGACTAATTTGGTACGCACAATGTCGCATTCAGTTACGATGCCGCCGCGTGTCGCTTCCACCAGACTTGAAAACGCGCGAGCAGCAATCTCACGCCGCGGCAGCTCAATTGTTGTAAGTTGTGGCACAACCATACTTGCAATCGGCAGATCATCGAAACCAATAATCGAAATATCCTGAGGAACGCGAAGTCCTGCGTGCGAGACCGCCTGCAGTGCCCCCAAAGCCATCAGGTCGTTCGTTGACAGCACCGCTGTCGGGCAAGTCTCCCGCGACATAAGCTCCCGCATGGCGTATTCCCCGCCATCCACTCGCATATTGCCGGTAACCACCCAATCCTTACGCACCGAAAGCTTCAAACGTCTCATCGCCGTAGCCCAGTCCTGATAACGGCGTTTTGCGGAGCTAAAATCCGACGGACCTGAGATAAAACCGATATTGGTGTGCCCCAACAAGCGCAAGTGTTCAAGAGCTTCTCTAAACCCAGTGGAGTACTCAACCGGCACGTTTCTGTGCTCACCGGCAAAGGCTGGTTGATTCATCAAAACCAGAGGCACACGCTCGTGAGCTATTTGAAGCGCCGCCTGCTCCACCTCCGATGTCATCACGGCAATGCCATCGACACTGCGCTCCACCATACGGCGCATGCAACTCTCCAGCCGTTTCGGATCGTAGTTAGTGTGCATGAAGATGACATCGATTCCCTGCTCGGCAGCCGACGTCTGAAATGCGTCGATCAACTCCGGAAAGAACGGATTATTAATATCGGAGACAATCAGGCCGAACATGCGAGCTCGCCCAACTCGCAGGCTGCGGGCATGGGTATTCGGTACATAATTCAGCTTGGCAATGACGTTCCGAACTCTGGCCGAGGTCTTTTCCCGCACATTGGGAGAGCCGTTCAGCACGCGCGAGACGGTCGCGGTAGAAACCTTGGCACGCTTGGCAACTTCTTGAATATCCATGTTCTTTGAGTGAGCCGTGCTTAGTATAGGCCAAGCGTCGCTATAGTTTGTACAGATGCCAAATCATCCCTAGTACTAAATTTTTACGGGCTAAATCGGGCTGGAGCATCCACACTGGGTCTCCCCACCCCTCATCCTCATTCGCTTGTTTCGCATAGCTTGGTCATAGTTAACCTCGAAACGGCGACGAACCACTCCAGATAAAGAAGGA
It encodes the following:
- a CDS encoding carboxypeptidase-like regulatory domain-containing protein; this encodes MIFPAGIRAQSGNASVQGTVTDASGAVIQGASVILTNTSTGVALNAVSDTSGSYSFPTVQPGVYSVDVSKENFASYKITQFKVIVGQHATENATLNVAASSSTVVVEANGLSNLLDTESNDLGTVIGPQSVQQLPLNGRNFLQLGLLSGATQPTSGAANSSVSQTGHPGMSINIAGNQPDFTMYVVNGLQTLGSRAGNTSLNLSVGAIDQFEVHYGFFMPDMGPNPGIVDVVTKSGTNHIHGELYEFVRTNQMESRNYFSIDSKTGLPIDPGPYHQNQFGFDVGGPIFKNKLFYFANYEGYRQNQSAIVNAYTPTSAMFGGDFSQAGVNIYDPATFNPATGTRSQFPGNKIPDNRITPAAKTLLAYYLPGSSLASKPNNVSGTPKTTLNSDQFMGRLDYSLDARNQIFAQGNWLNSPANNPGLFPGQGTAFPLDTELVNLGWNWSLSSNKVNELRLGVIRDSVYDEGLQTNGLQQKLNITGTADPNGVPGINITGFSGFGTTIGLIGNLDNVYQIDDGFNWLHGNHQIKFGAELAYLRTIQSSANANARGVFNFNDTYTAQLAANGSGGYSTVANTGSAFADFLLGDLTNAQSIGMPRTHLRWTTAQPYIQDTWKIRPNLTANIALSWYGATSPNPSGPDKNLIHGFDFVAGKPTFAALGQMSPSVYPMTMTNWAPRIGFSYQPSALKNTVIRAGWGLYYTTQEAVNFQYAVVSQVISINNAVANSQPQPTYVLGTNAMPSFTVGQITQAQADAITGPIQYLSQKYRSPYVAQWNLDIQHTFASKYLLDVAYIGNESHHLALNWNPFDCSETQSLACRDSNNPYNGKYTYMQEVDSIGYGNYNALLVKFQRQFSNGLSILANYTWSKALAASQEGSNGTLNQRRSCLIACDYGMTTSNIPQSLVLSAVWELPVGRGRHFGNQVNPVLNAVIGGWDVDAIATMQKGNPFTITAPNNTVWSPGQIRANMYCDGRAALANKNIRSNGHYWLKAQTVGQTESQGACFVDPNIDPVNRTGPGGTFPAGVRTYFGDSGFDTYTGPGINNWDIGTHKSFSLYRETKFTLRGEFFNAWNHTQFANPSSGVASSNFGQIGSTQHAARQIQIGGTIQF
- a CDS encoding LacI family DNA-binding transcriptional regulator — translated: MDIQEVAKRAKVSTATVSRVLNGSPNVREKTSARVRNVIAKLNYVPNTHARSLRVGRARMFGLIVSDINNPFFPELIDAFQTSAAEQGIDVIFMHTNYDPKRLESCMRRMVERSVDGIAVMTSEVEQAALQIAHERVPLVLMNQPAFAGEHRNVPVEYSTGFREALEHLRLLGHTNIGFISGPSDFSSAKRRYQDWATAMRRLKLSVRKDWVVTGNMRVDGGEYAMRELMSRETCPTAVLSTNDLMALGALQAVSHAGLRVPQDISIIGFDDLPIASMVVPQLTTIELPRREIAARAFSSLVEATRGGIVTECDIVRTKLVVRGSTGLVRCS